One window of Chryseobacterium sp. JJR-5R genomic DNA carries:
- a CDS encoding restriction endonuclease subunit S, giving the protein MREDWIECKFGDIITFKNGYAFKSTGYLKSGIPVIRIGDIKENEVLIENAICVDENKDLKEYEIVKDDILIAMSGATTGKFGRYNLNDKAYLNQRVGNIKPISDKYIYKSFLYYLLSQLKREIEKSAYGRAQPNISSKKIEELTIAFAPLPEQRAIVKKLESLFSSLDTGVTDLKKAQQQLKIYRQAVLKKAFEGEKREQKLINISDALGGFAFKSPDFLEKGIYQVIRIGNIRPDLIRLDSNPIFVNELNDKTRKYLLKDNDIVISLTGTRNKRDYGFSALVKNENLLLNQRLAAIRFNQDCNPKYYLHYFSTDYFKDDFFSAETGNTGQGNVGMNAIKETLVPFPSLLVQNEIVKQIESRLSVCDSIEQNIKESLLKAEALRQSILKKAFEGNLLTAQELEECKMANDYEPASVLLERIKKTKNSSFLV; this is encoded by the coding sequence ATGAGAGAAGATTGGATAGAATGCAAATTTGGAGATATCATAACTTTTAAAAATGGATACGCATTTAAAAGTACAGGGTATTTAAAAAGTGGAATTCCAGTTATAAGAATTGGAGATATTAAAGAGAATGAAGTTCTTATTGAAAATGCAATTTGTGTCGATGAAAATAAAGATTTAAAAGAATATGAAATAGTAAAGGATGATATATTAATTGCCATGTCAGGAGCAACAACTGGTAAGTTTGGTCGCTATAATCTAAATGACAAAGCATACTTAAATCAACGAGTAGGCAATATAAAACCCATATCGGATAAATATATTTACAAATCATTTTTATATTATTTATTAAGTCAGCTTAAGAGAGAAATAGAAAAGAGTGCTTATGGTAGAGCACAACCCAATATTTCTTCAAAGAAAATTGAAGAACTAACTATTGCTTTTGCGCCCCTTCCCGAACAACGAGCCATTGTTAAAAAATTAGAAAGTTTATTTAGCAGTTTAGATACGGGTGTTACCGATTTAAAAAAAGCACAACAGCAATTAAAAATTTACAGGCAAGCGGTTTTGAAAAAGGCTTTTGAGGGGGAGAAAAGAGAACAGAAATTAATTAATATTTCTGACGCACTTGGTGGATTTGCTTTTAAAAGCCCGGATTTTTTAGAAAAAGGAATTTATCAAGTTATTAGGATTGGAAATATTAGACCTGATTTAATTAGGTTAGATTCTAATCCTATTTTTGTTAATGAACTAAATGATAAGACAAGAAAATATCTTTTAAAAGATAATGACATTGTTATATCACTTACTGGAACAAGAAATAAAAGAGATTATGGCTTCTCAGCTTTAGTTAAGAATGAAAACCTTTTACTGAATCAGCGCTTGGCTGCGATAAGGTTTAATCAAGATTGCAATCCAAAGTACTATTTGCATTACTTTTCTACTGATTATTTTAAAGATGATTTCTTCTCGGCAGAAACTGGAAATACTGGGCAAGGAAATGTTGGAATGAATGCTATCAAAGAAACTTTAGTACCATTCCCTTCGCTTTTAGTTCAAAACGAAATTGTCAAACAAATAGAATCCCGTTTATCCGTCTGTGATTCCATAGAACAAAACATCAAAGAAAGTTTATTAAAAGCTGAAGCCTTGCGCCAAAGCATTCTTAAAAAAGCATTTGAAGGTAATTTGTTAACCGCACAGGAATTGGAAGAATGTAAAATGGCAAATGATTATGAACCTGCGAGTGTGTTGTTGGAAAGGATAAAAAAAACCAAGAACAGTAGTTTTTTAGTTTGA
- a CDS encoding SMEK domain-containing protein, whose product MNRLIIQEQLSTSLAVFGSKLSILSSNNEFSWNILAESIFIPFLNVVLDCNLKNENIEQFTNVPSIDLADRKKRICVQITSTGSFSKVKTTLEKFFNNSLENDFEKLYILVLKEKKGFEINESQNEQLNDIIQDRIEFNSNVNILDFGKLYVLSQRIEIDVLIELNQKIEKELGDLSSQLIKNSPVVTLLFDDEIVETAYKIVKGLLERDMRIRYFSEKLEKEIEKRGLKSDYCQRLYDVSKDSIATLILSTANFIKRIDKNQISSFENETLKNQHLKHILVKFDYHSFSTYDWISPIVRKGTYQDLNFIINFASNELHKVNQVIEIQDYSDFETIIKLYDSRASFAEAISAKNSKKKIGYKLLPATDNVMGVTTYYLFIPKGSSITPTAEQFFADNPMLKSKKDNILLFLPKERNQIRLDERLNNAKKVFKPKRAFYIDEFISEHCARGLMDQDLSKKFNSTKNFIQPELKAIEGELSDFDQIENWIMSDFDPILVITGGGGIGKTTLAREIADRYYEINTNAKIIFIEASNPQVINKLTGLSQRKNLDLYDFYDAMDTSSKISRDLFRVTIDNGNLLLIIDGLDEVFSRIPDFDVEYFIKSVSNDFVKQIGVGKVLLTCRTYFWKEQISKENSINHFEIEPFNIEHATSFYEKKFTDEKQVKKALKLLADLNIEREGNKKFLPFVVDIVGEIIESDNEILEIQDDENLSYLNTKKQNDFIVYRILKREKIKIGIDIDSQIQYLIHLAVNYGGVIKTEDIKKLYNSNSKFNIDDAKLESLKSHPLINVNNNQIGFKYDFFELFFKTIYLSQFISIENTEGINRHVVEILLQEGKFGSSLFYEVAKRKENNWNENDILKISDLIESVNNFDFSVYRDEVQVKHQIKSSFFALSLVNNQLNFNNQTVTNTNLLKLMFGTNTTIKGLSLVNFGILDGNIKFDFSDLQFEDAYFDSYDSFWECKFNEKTVFIDSTFLNMAEYSRSSSRGISHQIFINPRHDLTFDNYFQDQDQDDASLRKKIVHSLSKYFKIFYGNGVLHDKGNKSVINIHYHSKYSKNLPLNIIEKVLIESGFLTIVFERTKKEDVSSIDQEFTEDVVKFLHEGVESLKMKRVIDLMCLSNAKKN is encoded by the coding sequence ATGAATAGACTAATAATTCAAGAACAACTTTCTACATCATTAGCCGTTTTCGGTAGCAAACTAAGTATCTTAAGTTCAAATAATGAATTTTCTTGGAATATATTAGCAGAAAGCATATTTATTCCATTTTTGAATGTTGTATTAGATTGCAATTTAAAAAATGAAAATATAGAACAATTTACTAATGTTCCATCTATTGATTTGGCGGACAGAAAAAAAAGAATATGTGTTCAAATTACATCAACCGGAAGCTTTTCTAAAGTTAAAACTACATTAGAAAAGTTTTTTAACAATTCTTTAGAGAATGATTTTGAAAAACTATACATTTTAGTTTTAAAAGAGAAAAAAGGTTTTGAGATAAACGAAAGTCAAAATGAACAATTAAATGATATTATTCAAGATCGAATTGAGTTTAATAGTAACGTAAACATTTTAGATTTTGGGAAGTTGTATGTGTTAAGTCAGAGAATTGAAATTGACGTCTTAATAGAATTAAATCAAAAAATTGAGAAAGAGTTGGGTGATTTAAGTTCACAGCTCATCAAAAATAGTCCTGTAGTCACATTATTATTTGATGACGAGATTGTTGAAACTGCTTATAAAATTGTAAAAGGTTTATTAGAGCGTGATATGCGAATAAGATATTTTTCTGAAAAATTAGAAAAAGAAATTGAAAAACGTGGTTTAAAATCCGATTACTGTCAGCGTTTATATGATGTTTCTAAAGATAGTATCGCAACATTAATTCTATCAACAGCAAATTTTATAAAGAGGATAGACAAAAATCAAATATCTTCTTTTGAAAACGAAACTCTTAAGAATCAACATTTAAAGCATATATTGGTGAAATTTGATTATCATTCATTTAGTACCTATGATTGGATATCGCCTATTGTTCGTAAGGGAACATATCAAGATCTTAATTTTATAATTAATTTTGCTAGTAATGAACTTCATAAAGTAAATCAAGTAATCGAAATTCAAGATTATTCTGATTTTGAGACAATAATAAAATTATACGATAGTAGAGCAAGTTTTGCAGAGGCAATTAGCGCTAAAAATTCCAAAAAGAAAATTGGATATAAACTTTTGCCTGCTACGGATAATGTTATGGGGGTTACGACATACTACTTATTTATACCTAAAGGAAGTTCTATTACACCCACTGCAGAACAGTTCTTTGCTGACAATCCCATGTTAAAATCTAAAAAAGATAACATTCTACTTTTTCTGCCGAAGGAGAGAAATCAAATTCGATTAGACGAAAGATTAAATAATGCAAAAAAAGTCTTTAAACCGAAAAGAGCATTTTACATTGATGAATTCATTAGTGAACATTGTGCAAGGGGACTGATGGATCAAGACTTAAGTAAAAAATTCAATTCGACAAAGAATTTCATTCAACCAGAATTAAAAGCTATAGAAGGAGAATTATCGGATTTTGATCAGATTGAAAACTGGATAATGTCTGATTTCGATCCTATTTTGGTAATCACTGGAGGCGGAGGCATAGGAAAAACTACATTGGCAAGAGAGATTGCTGATAGATATTATGAAATAAACACGAATGCTAAGATAATTTTTATAGAAGCTTCAAATCCTCAAGTTATAAATAAGTTAACTGGATTGTCACAACGCAAAAATCTAGATTTATATGATTTTTATGATGCTATGGATACAAGTTCCAAGATAAGTAGAGATTTATTTAGAGTGACAATTGATAACGGAAATCTGCTTTTAATTATTGATGGTTTAGATGAAGTATTTTCTAGAATACCTGACTTTGATGTGGAATATTTTATTAAAAGCGTCAGCAATGATTTTGTAAAACAGATAGGTGTTGGCAAAGTTTTATTGACTTGTCGAACATATTTTTGGAAGGAGCAGATTTCTAAAGAAAATAGCATAAATCATTTTGAAATCGAACCATTCAATATTGAGCATGCAACTTCTTTCTACGAAAAGAAATTCACTGATGAAAAGCAAGTGAAGAAGGCTCTAAAATTATTAGCAGATCTAAATATTGAAAGAGAAGGAAATAAAAAATTTTTACCATTTGTAGTTGATATTGTTGGCGAAATAATAGAGTCTGACAACGAAATTTTAGAGATTCAAGACGATGAAAATTTAAGTTACTTAAATACTAAGAAACAAAATGATTTTATTGTTTATAGAATATTAAAAAGAGAAAAGATTAAGATTGGAATTGACATTGATAGCCAAATACAATACTTAATACATCTAGCTGTTAATTATGGGGGTGTAATAAAAACAGAGGATATAAAAAAACTATATAACTCAAACTCAAAATTCAATATTGATGACGCGAAACTTGAATCATTAAAATCTCACCCTTTGATTAACGTTAATAATAATCAGATAGGTTTTAAATATGATTTTTTTGAATTATTTTTTAAAACAATCTATCTCTCTCAATTTATCTCAATAGAAAATACTGAAGGAATTAATAGACATGTAGTTGAAATATTATTGCAAGAGGGTAAATTTGGATCGAGTTTATTTTATGAAGTTGCAAAACGAAAGGAAAATAATTGGAATGAAAATGATATATTAAAGATTTCAGATCTAATAGAATCAGTAAATAATTTTGACTTTTCAGTTTATAGGGATGAGGTACAGGTGAAACACCAAATTAAATCATCTTTTTTTGCGTTATCACTCGTCAATAATCAACTAAATTTCAATAATCAAACAGTAACAAATACTAATCTGCTTAAATTGATGTTTGGAACTAATACAACTATTAAAGGCTTATCACTGGTTAATTTTGGTATTCTTGATGGAAATATTAAGTTTGATTTTTCTGATTTACAGTTCGAAGATGCATATTTTGACTCCTATGACTCATTCTGGGAATGTAAATTCAATGAGAAAACAGTTTTTATTGATTCAACATTCTTAAACATGGCTGAGTATTCTAGGTCAAGTTCCAGAGGAATATCACATCAGATTTTCATAAATCCAAGACATGATTTGACCTTTGATAATTATTTTCAAGATCAAGATCAGGATGATGCATCTCTGAGAAAAAAGATTGTACATTCATTATCTAAATATTTCAAAATATTTTATGGAAATGGCGTATTGCATGACAAAGGCAATAAATCTGTTATTAATATACATTATCATTCTAAATATAGTAAAAATCTGCCATTAAATATTATTGAGAAAGTCCTAATCGAATCAGGATTTTTAACAATTGTGTTTGAAAGAACCAAAAAAGAAGATGTTTCTTCTATTGACCAAGAATTTACAGAGGATGTTGTTAAATTTCTCCATGAAGGTGTTGAATCCTTAAAGATGAAGAGAGTGATAGACTTAATGTGCTTATCCAACGCTAAAAAAAATTAA
- a CDS encoding toll/interleukin-1 receptor domain-containing protein — protein sequence MKAFISYSHKDESYLERLKVHLTQMNRDGLISEWNDKEIHAGSSLDDSISDALTSSELFLALVSPDYIASNYCYEKEFRTALQMHEEKKLIVVPIIVEPCDWQNAPFGKIKSLPKDGKAVAEWTNANNAFLNIIQELRRLLNSSKASVPVQNIQAVGTTEKVVRDYKVKRTFSEVDKYSFREASYKEIKNYFNSSILELDSLENLQALFTNDGKGFFTCLISNRANNQDRYLTVQIGGEGQRHYGDLSYSFSDQISTNSIQMDKVYRIDYDDYHQFWTKNSPMFGYSGDLDKQLTAHQVAEEIWNEFISQVGVSIG from the coding sequence ATGAAAGCATTTATATCTTACAGTCATAAAGACGAATCTTATTTGGAACGTCTTAAAGTGCATTTGACCCAAATGAACAGAGATGGACTGATCAGCGAATGGAACGATAAGGAAATACATGCCGGCAGCAGCCTGGATGATAGCATCAGTGATGCGCTTACTTCTTCCGAGCTGTTCCTTGCATTGGTAAGCCCGGATTATATAGCGTCAAACTATTGTTATGAAAAAGAATTTAGAACAGCTTTACAAATGCACGAAGAAAAAAAGCTGATTGTTGTCCCCATTATTGTAGAACCCTGCGATTGGCAGAACGCACCATTTGGTAAAATAAAATCTTTGCCTAAGGACGGTAAAGCGGTAGCAGAATGGACAAATGCCAATAATGCTTTTTTAAATATCATACAAGAGTTAAGACGATTATTAAATTCGTCGAAAGCATCAGTTCCCGTTCAAAATATCCAAGCTGTCGGAACAACTGAAAAGGTAGTAAGGGACTATAAAGTTAAAAGGACATTTAGCGAAGTTGATAAATACAGTTTCAGAGAAGCCAGCTATAAAGAAATAAAAAACTATTTCAATTCTTCTATTTTAGAATTGGATTCCCTGGAAAATCTGCAGGCTCTTTTTACCAATGACGGAAAAGGTTTTTTTACTTGCCTGATCTCAAACAGGGCAAATAACCAAGACCGATATTTAACAGTACAGATAGGAGGTGAGGGACAAAGACATTATGGTGATTTAAGCTATTCATTTTCCGATCAGATCAGTACCAATTCAATACAGATGGATAAGGTGTATAGAATTGACTATGATGATTATCATCAGTTTTGGACTAAAAACTCTCCGATGTTTGGTTATTCAGGTGATTTAGACAAGCAATTAACGGCTCATCAGGTTGCGGAAGAAATCTGGAACGAATTCATATCGCAAGTAGGGGTTTCGATAGGATAA
- a CDS encoding AAA family ATPase, translating into MNYWKLGCRWGAKRLGFPLFLDILQKHKMVISWEDRDYGINNPILLTDGHTSLAFAITKSAAKTLNEFPHIIEDLEEKKISMDYGLRIYDADIKLIPEHLQFQYSLVQGICEIQQQDAINKFKKVISQSTKLENFVQEVNLLNYKKQIILQGPPGTGKTREAKELARQMLGLNNISDLENNDQFKLIQFHPSYTYEDFVRGIVAKPDDEGTGLIYDAENRIFAKLAKEASINFYNSSGNETNKVSDVWIEQNFEDFKNDIEGNLNEEGFALSDKINIFKVRGKDFLYGRDWKTPGHLKFEEFRKLIKAVLNQEITLQSPKLDKEKFVHSHYRFTYYNSLLQKFFEKHPYNTESQNVDPKNYVLVVDEINRANLSSVLGELIYALEYRGEEVESMYEVGGSQKLILPPNLYVIGTMNTADRSVGHIDYAIRRRFAFVDVLPKNLKKEDGLENFDETLFTQVKSLFTKDEYQTNSDYLADEFKPAQVALGHSYFIDKTEDGGSMDIRLEFEIKPILREYVKDGILKPSTLEIIENLGK; encoded by the coding sequence ATGAATTACTGGAAATTAGGTTGCAGATGGGGAGCCAAGCGTTTAGGCTTCCCACTATTCCTGGATATTTTACAAAAACACAAGATGGTCATTAGCTGGGAAGATAGAGATTATGGAATAAATAATCCTATTTTATTAACAGATGGACATACCTCTCTTGCATTTGCTATTACTAAGTCTGCGGCTAAAACTTTAAATGAATTCCCCCATATTATAGAAGATTTAGAAGAAAAGAAAATCTCTATGGATTATGGTCTTAGAATTTATGACGCAGATATTAAACTTATTCCTGAACATTTACAATTTCAATACAGTTTAGTGCAGGGAATTTGTGAAATACAGCAGCAGGATGCTATTAATAAATTTAAAAAAGTCATAAGTCAGAGTACAAAGTTGGAAAATTTTGTGCAGGAAGTAAATTTACTTAATTATAAAAAGCAAATTATCTTACAAGGTCCTCCAGGAACCGGAAAAACCCGTGAAGCTAAAGAATTAGCACGCCAAATGTTGGGTTTGAACAATATATCAGATTTAGAAAATAATGACCAATTTAAGCTGATTCAGTTTCATCCTAGTTATACGTATGAAGATTTTGTAAGAGGAATTGTCGCTAAACCGGATGATGAAGGAACTGGATTAATCTATGATGCAGAAAATCGAATATTTGCAAAGTTGGCTAAGGAAGCTTCAATAAATTTTTATAATAGTTCAGGCAACGAAACAAATAAAGTTTCAGACGTTTGGATTGAGCAAAATTTTGAAGATTTTAAAAATGACATAGAAGGAAACCTTAATGAAGAAGGCTTTGCTTTATCTGATAAAATTAATATTTTTAAAGTAAGAGGAAAGGACTTTTTATATGGTAGAGATTGGAAAACTCCTGGACATTTGAAATTTGAAGAGTTTAGAAAACTTATTAAAGCCGTCCTTAATCAAGAAATTACCTTACAATCTCCAAAACTGGACAAAGAGAAGTTTGTACACTCACATTACAGATTCACTTACTATAATTCTCTTTTACAAAAATTCTTTGAGAAACATCCATATAATACAGAAAGTCAAAATGTAGATCCTAAAAATTATGTTTTGGTAGTCGACGAAATCAATCGTGCTAATCTTTCTTCAGTTTTAGGAGAATTAATTTATGCTTTGGAATATCGAGGTGAGGAAGTAGAATCTATGTACGAAGTTGGCGGATCACAAAAACTAATCCTTCCTCCAAATCTTTATGTTATAGGAACAATGAACACAGCAGATAGAAGTGTAGGTCATATTGACTATGCGATCAGAAGAAGATTTGCGTTTGTAGACGTTCTACCTAAGAATTTAAAAAAAGAAGATGGGCTGGAAAATTTTGATGAGACATTATTTACACAAGTTAAAAGTTTGTTCACAAAAGATGAGTACCAAACAAATTCAGATTATCTTGCTGATGAATTTAAACCGGCTCAAGTAGCGCTTGGACATTCTTATTTTATTGATAAAACAGAAGATGGAGGTTCAATGGATATCCGCTTAGAATTTGAAATAAAACCCATCCTCAGGGAATATGTAAAAGATGGAATTTTAAAACCGAGTACTTTAGAAATAATTGAAAATCTTGGAAAATAA
- a CDS encoding 5-methylcytosine restriction system specificity protein McrC, with the protein MENKILLLKEHNHFYYSGCCQEYLKEVYDWKDHFATPKSFLFRNNENAVCFKVSADVKENQIDFLQFETSYYIGLQYIPEWNMPLLVEPKMNNDNHQLNFIKMLTEALQEPENFNHLDGLMEVDFNSEWIEVPSKHRVELTPFLIIQFLMAVKQIVIKGLKKSYYQKTENLRSRVKGKILVGQQLKQNVFKHRLTHTVCSFQEFGFDTEENRFLKYVLQIIYSYAGSLEPVLKVQVLELVHYNFAAFQQVNSKKFTSYDKIESNPFYKVYNNAFGLGNQILKMISHSYGSISSDNKKHPPHWIDMSKLFELYVFKKLREIFTGANEVKYHEKKHYQELDFIINENKENGIKAVVDAKYKPRYKNGSPAKEDVRQLSGYSRLNSVYEELGINDDQVIPVYIIYPKGLGEISDNQKKQSEDIEIDSNNLIKTILQSSVQEVKAYRKMYMQEIPLETLPLKEQ; encoded by the coding sequence TTGGAAAATAAAATACTGCTTCTTAAAGAGCACAATCATTTTTATTATAGCGGATGTTGTCAGGAATATCTAAAGGAAGTTTATGATTGGAAAGATCATTTCGCTACTCCCAAATCATTTCTTTTCAGGAATAATGAAAATGCCGTATGTTTTAAAGTTTCAGCAGATGTAAAAGAAAATCAGATTGACTTCTTACAATTTGAAACATCTTATTACATTGGCTTGCAATATATTCCTGAGTGGAATATGCCTTTATTGGTAGAGCCGAAGATGAATAATGATAATCATCAGCTGAATTTTATCAAGATGTTGACCGAAGCATTGCAGGAACCAGAGAACTTTAATCACCTGGACGGATTGATGGAAGTGGATTTCAATTCTGAATGGATTGAAGTGCCGTCAAAACACAGGGTTGAACTGACTCCTTTTCTGATTATTCAGTTTTTGATGGCAGTCAAACAGATTGTTATAAAGGGCTTAAAGAAATCATATTACCAAAAGACTGAGAATCTCAGAAGCAGAGTAAAAGGTAAGATATTGGTCGGTCAGCAATTAAAACAGAATGTTTTTAAACATCGACTTACTCATACCGTATGTTCTTTTCAGGAATTTGGTTTTGATACGGAAGAAAATCGGTTTCTCAAATATGTTTTGCAGATTATTTACTCGTATGCTGGAAGCTTAGAACCTGTTCTCAAAGTTCAGGTATTAGAATTGGTACATTATAATTTTGCTGCTTTTCAACAGGTGAACAGTAAGAAATTTACATCTTATGACAAAATAGAAAGTAATCCCTTTTATAAGGTTTACAACAATGCATTCGGCTTGGGAAATCAAATTTTGAAAATGATAAGCCATAGCTATGGAAGTATAAGTAGTGATAACAAGAAACATCCGCCGCACTGGATCGATATGAGTAAATTATTTGAACTATATGTTTTTAAAAAACTCAGAGAAATATTTACCGGCGCCAATGAGGTGAAATATCATGAAAAGAAGCATTATCAGGAATTGGACTTTATCATCAATGAAAATAAAGAGAATGGAATAAAAGCGGTAGTGGATGCCAAATACAAACCCCGTTATAAAAATGGGAGTCCTGCCAAAGAAGATGTAAGGCAATTGTCTGGATATTCCAGATTGAATAGTGTTTATGAAGAATTAGGAATTAATGATGATCAGGTTATTCCAGTGTATATTATTTATCCGAAAGGCTTAGGAGAAATATCAGATAATCAGAAAAAGCAAAGTGAGGATATTGAAATTGATTCTAATAATCTGATCAAAACCATTTTACAATCATCTGTTCAAGAAGTGAAAGCTTACAGGAAAATGTATATGCAGGAAATTCCGTTGGAAACTTTGCCATTGAAAGAACAGTAA
- a CDS encoding DUF1294 domain-containing protein has translation MALKYYLIIITLFTFLSFGWDKRLAKNGQRRLSESILLILTFLGGTFGALLGMTFFRHKYAKKTFILKWVLVVAVQLGLIFILKEHLTDQR, from the coding sequence ATGGCCTTAAAATACTACCTCATCATCATAACCCTCTTTACATTCCTGTCATTCGGATGGGATAAGCGGCTGGCAAAAAACGGACAGCGCAGACTGTCCGAAAGTATTTTGCTGATCCTCACATTTTTGGGAGGTACCTTTGGAGCATTGCTCGGGATGACTTTTTTCAGACACAAATACGCCAAAAAAACATTTATCCTCAAATGGGTATTGGTGGTTGCAGTACAGTTGGGTCTTATTTTTATTTTGAAAGAACATCTGACGGATCAGCGATAA
- a CDS encoding helix-turn-helix transcriptional regulator produces the protein MEQKIHQGRNVKRFREMLGIKQEALAFDLGEDWNQKKISILEQKEVVDESLLQKISEVLKIPVKAFQNFDEEQAINIISNTFHDGSIAHATAENIQCTFNPVDKMVELYERMLQQQKEMIEKLEKLIQDK, from the coding sequence ATGGAACAGAAAATACATCAGGGACGCAACGTTAAACGCTTCAGGGAAATGCTGGGCATCAAGCAGGAAGCTTTGGCCTTTGACCTGGGCGAAGACTGGAACCAGAAGAAAATCTCTATACTGGAACAAAAAGAAGTGGTGGATGAGTCCCTGCTGCAAAAAATATCGGAGGTTTTAAAAATTCCTGTAAAGGCTTTTCAGAATTTTGATGAGGAGCAGGCAATTAATATTATTTCGAATACATTTCATGATGGATCAATAGCACATGCAACCGCTGAAAACATCCAGTGTACATTTAATCCCGTTGATAAAATGGTAGAGTTATATGAGCGCATGCTTCAACAGCAAAAAGAAATGATCGAAAAGCTGGAAAAACTTATTCAGGATAAATAA